In one window of Janthinobacterium sp. 1_2014MBL_MicDiv DNA:
- the yjfF gene encoding galactofuranose ABC transporter, permease protein YjfF: protein MKGLLHTPYFTSLVTVLLLVVMLGLGGAAYPGLLSTQVIFNLLIDNAFLLVIAVGMTFVIVSGGIDLSVGSVLALSTMIAAWLLNVAHWPPLLVIATVLALGAVFGASMGALIHYFKLQPFIVTLAGMFLARGLCYLISINSITIDDPLFVAMSQTQLGFLGGFVSPGVVIAVATLLLAIWLAHATPFGRAVYAIGGNEQSALMMGLPVGRTKVLIYAFSGLCAALGGVLFSFYMLSGYGLHAQGTELDAIAAVVIGGTLLSGGYGYVAGALSGVLVLGTIQTLIAFDGTLSSWWTKIVIGGLLFVFCVVQRLMAMGQKTTNGS, encoded by the coding sequence ATGAAGGGCTTGCTGCACACCCCGTATTTCACCTCGCTCGTCACCGTGCTGCTGCTGGTGGTGATGCTGGGCCTGGGCGGCGCCGCCTATCCGGGCCTGCTGTCGACGCAGGTCATTTTTAACTTGTTGATCGATAACGCGTTCTTGCTGGTGATCGCCGTCGGCATGACCTTCGTCATCGTTTCCGGCGGCATCGATCTGTCCGTCGGTTCCGTGCTGGCCCTGTCGACCATGATCGCCGCCTGGCTGCTCAACGTGGCGCACTGGCCGCCGCTGCTGGTGATCGCCACCGTGCTGGCGCTGGGCGCCGTGTTTGGCGCCAGCATGGGCGCGCTGATCCATTATTTCAAGTTGCAGCCATTCATCGTCACCCTGGCCGGCATGTTCCTGGCGCGCGGACTGTGCTATTTGATCAGCATCAATTCCATCACCATCGACGACCCGCTGTTCGTCGCCATGTCGCAGACCCAGCTGGGTTTTCTCGGCGGCTTCGTCTCGCCCGGGGTCGTCATCGCCGTGGCGACGTTATTGCTGGCCATTTGGCTGGCGCACGCGACGCCGTTCGGCCGTGCCGTGTATGCGATCGGCGGCAACGAGCAGTCGGCCCTGATGATGGGCTTGCCAGTGGGCCGCACCAAGGTGCTGATCTATGCCTTCAGCGGCTTGTGCGCCGCGCTGGGCGGCGTGCTGTTTTCGTTTTACATGCTGTCCGGCTATGGCTTGCATGCGCAAGGCACGGAACTGGACGCGATTGCCGCCGTCGTCATCGGCGGCACCCTGCTCAGCGGCGGCTACGGCTATGTGGCGGGCGCGCTGTCCGGCGTGCTGGTGCTGGGCACCATCCAGACCCTGATCGCCTTCGACGGCACGCTCAGCTCGTGGTGGACCAAGATCGTCATCGGCGGCCTGCTATTCGTCTTTTGCGTCGTGCAACGACTGATGGCCATGGGCCAGAAAACTACCAACGGGAGTTAA
- a CDS encoding ABC transporter permease encodes MSVSTPSSAPPAARLASTTDSSIVHSVLHHPLSRPLAALFLLLLVDFFAIPGFFHLEIRDGHLYGSVIDIVNRAAPLMLAALGMTLVIATRGIDISVGAVVALSGTVAAMLIGGTMVMENGVPTYVSNIPMGWALAAALGAALLCGAWNGVLVAGLGLQPIVATLILMVAGRGLAQLLTDGQIVTVYYQPFFFIGSGYLFGLPFSLFLVAAVFLITAVLMRKTALGLFIQAVGINPVAARLAGIRTATLIFFVYVFCAACAGLSGLMISSNIKSADANNAGLMLELDAILAVTLGGTSLAGGKFSLVGSMIGALIIQTLTYTIYSLGVPPEVNMVVKSVVVFLVCLSQSSEFKQLLHRRKA; translated from the coding sequence ATGAGCGTGTCCACACCGTCCAGCGCACCGCCCGCGGCGCGTCTGGCTTCCACCACGGATTCTTCCATTGTGCATAGCGTTTTGCATCACCCCCTGAGCCGGCCCCTGGCCGCGCTGTTCTTGCTGTTGCTGGTCGACTTCTTTGCCATCCCCGGCTTTTTCCATCTGGAAATTCGCGATGGCCATTTGTACGGCAGCGTGATCGACATCGTCAACCGCGCCGCGCCGCTGATGCTGGCCGCGCTGGGCATGACCCTCGTCATCGCCACGCGCGGCATCGACATTTCCGTGGGCGCCGTCGTGGCCCTGTCCGGCACCGTGGCCGCCATGCTGATCGGCGGCACCATGGTGATGGAGAATGGCGTGCCGACCTACGTGAGCAACATTCCCATGGGCTGGGCCCTGGCGGCCGCCCTGGGCGCGGCCCTGCTGTGCGGTGCCTGGAATGGCGTGCTGGTGGCGGGCCTGGGCTTGCAGCCCATCGTCGCCACCTTGATACTGATGGTGGCCGGGCGCGGCCTGGCGCAATTGCTGACGGATGGGCAGATCGTCACCGTCTATTACCAGCCCTTCTTCTTCATCGGCAGCGGCTACCTGTTCGGCTTGCCGTTCTCGCTGTTCCTCGTGGCTGCCGTCTTCCTCATCACGGCCGTGCTGATGCGCAAGACGGCCCTGGGCCTGTTCATCCAGGCCGTCGGCATCAATCCCGTGGCCGCGCGCCTGGCCGGCATCAGGACGGCGACCCTGATTTTCTTCGTGTACGTGTTTTGCGCGGCCTGCGCGGGCCTGTCCGGGCTGATGATCAGCTCGAACATCAAGAGCGCGGACGCCAACAACGCGGGCCTGATGCTGGAACTCGACGCCATCCTGGCCGTCACTTTGGGCGGCACCTCGCTCGCTGGCGGCAAGTTCAGCCTCGTGGGCAGCATGATCGGCGCCCTCATCATCCAGACCCTGACCTACACGATCTATTCGCTGGGCGTGCCGCCCGAAGTGAACATGGTCGTCAAGTCGGTCGTCGTCTTCCTCGTCTGCCTGTCGCAATCGTCGGAATTCAAGCAATTGCTGCATCGGAGAAAAGCATGA